ATCCAGTTTCCAGCCGAGATACGCCTGACCGGCGCCGCCGCCATCCGGGTCGCGAACATATCACCATCGGGTTCATCAAGAATCACCGCCATGATAGCCGAGCTATCGACAATCATTTGGGCAAACCGTCCTCGTAAATCTCGTCCATGATCTCTTTCGAGGTCTTCCCCTTCCAATCCTCGGGAAGATGCTTTCGCACCTCGGCGGCAGCCGCTTTGATTCGACGTACTTTCTCCTGGACCATCGCGTCCTGCTCACGCGCCTCACGCTCCAGGGCTGCGCGGATCACGGCAGTCACGGTCGTGCCGCGCGCCTCGGCGAGTCCGCGCGCCAGTCGAACCGCTTCGGCGTCCTTGATGTTGAACTGTTCGCCCACGCTATACCTCCGCAGGCGGACCTTATACCACAAGCAGAGATTGGTGCCAGCGAGGCAAGCATGGATTGCGGGCGGCGGCGTCGTCGCTATTTGAGGGGCATGCACACCGCCCCCAGCACGCTCGCCCTGATCGGCAACACGCCACTCGTCCTGTTGAAAGGGCCGAGCGAGGCCGCCGGCGCGGAGATTTATGGCAAATGCGAGTTCGCCAATCCCGGCGCCTCGGTGAAGGACCGCGCGGCGCTCGGCATCGTCGAGGATGCCGAGGCGCGTGGCGTGATCCAGCCCGGCGGCACGTTCGTCGAGGGCACGGCGGGCAATACCGGCATCGGCGTGGCGCTGGTCGCCAATGCCAAGGGCTACAAGACGATCATCGTGATGCCCGAGACGCAGAGCCGCGAGAAGATGGACACGTTGCGCGCGCTGGGTGCCGAACTCGTGCTGGTGCCGGCCGCGCCCTATTCGAACCCCGGGCATTTCGTACACACCTCGCGCCGGATCGCCGAGGAAACGCCCAACGCGGTATGGGCCAACCAGTTCGACAATATCGCCAACCGCCGCGCGCACATCACCGGCACCGCCGAGGAGATCTGGGCGCAGATGGAGGGGCGGATCGACGGCTTCACCTGCGCGGCTGGCACCGGCGGCACGATCGCCGGCGTCGGCATGGGGCTGAAGGCCAAGGACGAAAACGTGTGCATCGCGCTCAGCGATCCGCACGGCGCCGCGCTTTACGAATATTACGCGCATGGCGAACTTCGCTCGGAAGGGTCGTCGGTCGCCGAGGGGATCGGGCAGGGGCGCATCACCGGCAATCTCGAAGGCGCGCCGATCGACACGCAGTTCCGCATTTCGGACGAGGAGGGACTCGCATGGGTCAGCCGGCTGTTGTCGGAGGAAGGGCTGTGTCTCGGCCTGTCGTCGGGCATCAACGTCGCCGGCGCGGTGCGGCTGGCGCGGCAGCTTGGGCCGGGCAGCCGCGTCGTGACGATCTTGTGCGACACCGGGTTCAGGTACCTGTCATCGCTCTACAATAAGGACTGGCTGGAGGCGAAAGGCCTGCCGGTTTTCCCTTGGCTTGCGACGAGCTGAGGCAGGGCATCGACAATAGGATTTTTTTGCGTTACATTTCTGCCACAGTATGAAGATCATCGTACCAGATCCGGGCCATGCGAGCCACCGCGCCAAGGTCGGCATGATCGGCCTCGCGGCTGTGCTGCTGCTGATCGGCCTCGCCGCTGCGGTCTTCGCGACGGCGACCAAGGAGCGGCCGGTGCTGCTCGCCGCCAACGCGCGGACACACACGATGCAGCGCACGGCGGACAACGCCGCCATGCCGAGCGACAAGGCCACCAACGAACCGCTCGCCGAGCTTGGTGTCGCGCCGAGTTCATCGGCGGCCGACAATGCGTCGGACGCAGCTCGCGCCCAGTGACTGCCCTGTGACCGGGCAGTGATCGCGCACCCTCTGCCCGGCTCGGGGAAAAGCCGGGAAATCACGCCAGAACTCGCCTCCGCGCCGGGAATTTCCGGGCGCGTTCGGCCGTGTATGCGAACATCACGAGAACGTACGGAAATGCCGCTAAATAATTCCCCGGATAATCGAAGCGGATAGCGCTGATCCCGCCAAATCCCCGGATTTCCCCTTGTATCCCCGAACGGCCCTATGATACCTCCGTCTCCGACAGGGGCAGCTTTATCTCGCCTGCGCGATTCTCACCGGAGCGGCTGAAAAGAGCCGTTTTTCGGGCCGGGATCGGCGTGCCTGTCACTTTGTGGAGCGTGGCAAGTGGGGGACCGGCAGGAGTATCAGGGAAAGGGACTTGGCCTTGTCGATGACAAGGGCCGCGTCGCTATTCCCAGCGCACTCCGCACCACGCTCGCCAAGAACGCGCCGCGCGACGACGGCAAGGATGGCGGTACCGTCATCATCGCTCCGCACCCGACCTATCGCTGCCTGATCGCCTACGATCCTGGCTTCATCGAAACGCTCAAGCGCGAGTGC
This genomic stretch from Sphingomonas panacis harbors:
- a CDS encoding cysteine synthase A, with amino-acid sequence MHTAPSTLALIGNTPLVLLKGPSEAAGAEIYGKCEFANPGASVKDRAALGIVEDAEARGVIQPGGTFVEGTAGNTGIGVALVANAKGYKTIIVMPETQSREKMDTLRALGAELVLVPAAPYSNPGHFVHTSRRIAEETPNAVWANQFDNIANRRAHITGTAEEIWAQMEGRIDGFTCAAGTGGTIAGVGMGLKAKDENVCIALSDPHGAALYEYYAHGELRSEGSSVAEGIGQGRITGNLEGAPIDTQFRISDEEGLAWVSRLLSEEGLCLGLSSGINVAGAVRLARQLGPGSRVVTILCDTGFRYLSSLYNKDWLEAKGLPVFPWLATS
- a CDS encoding type II toxin-antitoxin system VapB family antitoxin; this encodes MGEQFNIKDAEAVRLARGLAEARGTTVTAVIRAALEREAREQDAMVQEKVRRIKAAAAEVRKHLPEDWKGKTSKEIMDEIYEDGLPK